Proteins from a genomic interval of Pseudomonas sp. RC10:
- a CDS encoding chemotaxis protein CheW, whose amino-acid sequence MIEHSAKRSAGVVTKNKLFLLFRIGTERYALEATEVAEVLPRLILKPIAQTPHWVAGVFAHRGVVVPVIDMSALTFGEPAPSRTSTRLVLVHYRPDAERNPQWLGLILEQATDTLRCAADEFKEYGLDNRQAPYLGPVREDALGLLQWIRVQDLLDDSVRALLFPAQPLSLEPFEATP is encoded by the coding sequence ATGATCGAGCATTCAGCCAAACGCAGCGCCGGGGTGGTGACGAAGAACAAGCTGTTCCTGCTGTTTCGCATCGGGACGGAGCGCTATGCGCTGGAAGCGACCGAAGTCGCGGAGGTGCTGCCTCGGCTGATCCTCAAACCCATCGCGCAGACGCCGCATTGGGTGGCCGGTGTGTTCGCACACCGAGGCGTGGTGGTGCCGGTCATCGACATGAGCGCGCTGACATTCGGCGAACCGGCCCCCTCGCGCACCAGCACGCGTCTGGTGCTGGTGCATTACCGGCCTGATGCCGAGCGCAACCCGCAATGGCTGGGGCTGATTCTCGAACAAGCCACCGACACCCTGCGTTGCGCCGCTGACGAGTTCAAGGAATACGGTCTGGACAACCGTCAGGCGCCGTACCTCGGCCCGGTGCGGGAAGACGCGTTGGGCTTGCTGCAATGGATTCGCGTGCAGGACCTGCTGGACGACTCGGTCCGTGCGCTGCTATTCCCGGCACAACCCTTGAGCCTCGAACCCTTCGAGGCCACGCCATGA
- a CDS encoding methyl-accepting chemotaxis protein produces MKNWTLRQRILASFAVIIAIMLLMVVVSYTRLLSIQHSEEAVADDALPGVYFSTLVRSAWGESYIRTLELIGEGKARELTRSEQDQYIDFDTRLQNQMDSYKKTIYDDTDRANFNAFEKQREVYGRLLSEVIKTYQAGDYATARTVFYGQVNPVWLQGRKQLNDLIVANKAVADQATANISSAVLTAKISMGISLIVAVLAAAACGLLLMRTILAPMNRIVRILETMRTGDLSSRLTLDRNDEFGSVQTGFNDMVTELAALVSQAQRSSVQVTTSVTEIAATSKQQQATATETAATTTEIGATSREIAATSRDLVRTMTEVTSAADQASILAGSGQQGLARMEETMHSVMGAADLVNSKLAILNEKAGNINQVVVTIVKVADQTNLLSLNAAIEAEKAGEYGRGFAVVATEVRRLADQTAVATYDIEQMVREIQSAVSAGVMGMDKFSEEVRRGMFEVTQVGEQLSQIIHQVQALAPRVLMVNEGMQAQATGAEQINQALVQLGDASSQTVESLRQASFAIDELSQVAVGLRSGVSRFKV; encoded by the coding sequence GTGAAGAATTGGACGTTGCGCCAACGTATCTTGGCGAGCTTCGCTGTAATCATCGCCATCATGCTGTTGATGGTTGTCGTGTCGTACACCCGACTGCTGTCGATCCAGCACAGCGAAGAAGCGGTCGCCGATGACGCGTTGCCGGGCGTCTACTTCAGCACCCTGGTGCGCAGTGCCTGGGGCGAGAGCTACATCCGCACCCTGGAGTTGATCGGCGAGGGTAAAGCGCGCGAGCTGACCCGTTCTGAACAGGATCAGTACATCGATTTCGACACCCGTCTGCAAAACCAGATGGACAGTTACAAGAAGACCATCTACGACGACACCGATCGTGCCAATTTCAACGCCTTCGAAAAGCAGCGTGAGGTGTATGGCCGGCTGTTGAGCGAAGTGATCAAAACCTATCAAGCGGGCGATTACGCCACTGCGCGCACGGTGTTCTACGGCCAAGTCAACCCGGTCTGGCTGCAGGGTCGCAAACAGCTCAACGATCTGATCGTGGCCAACAAGGCCGTGGCCGATCAGGCGACCGCGAACATTTCTTCTGCCGTGCTGACCGCGAAGATCAGCATGGGCATCTCGCTGATCGTTGCCGTTCTGGCGGCCGCCGCGTGCGGCCTGTTGCTGATGCGCACGATTCTGGCGCCGATGAACCGCATCGTGCGGATTCTCGAAACCATGCGCACGGGCGACCTGAGCAGCCGCCTGACCCTCGACCGCAACGACGAATTCGGCTCGGTGCAGACCGGGTTCAACGACATGGTCACCGAGTTGGCGGCACTGGTGTCCCAAGCGCAACGTTCGTCCGTGCAAGTCACGACCTCGGTGACCGAGATCGCGGCCACTTCCAAACAGCAACAGGCCACCGCCACCGAGACCGCCGCCACTACGACTGAAATCGGTGCGACGTCTCGTGAAATTGCGGCGACGTCTCGCGACCTGGTGCGCACCATGACCGAAGTCACGTCTGCTGCGGATCAGGCGTCCATTCTCGCCGGTTCCGGCCAGCAAGGCCTGGCGCGCATGGAAGAAACCATGCATTCGGTGATGGGCGCAGCGGATCTGGTGAACTCCAAGCTGGCGATCCTCAACGAGAAGGCTGGCAACATCAACCAAGTGGTCGTGACCATCGTCAAGGTCGCCGACCAGACCAACCTGCTGTCGCTGAACGCTGCCATCGAGGCCGAAAAAGCGGGCGAATATGGCCGTGGTTTTGCCGTGGTCGCCACTGAAGTGCGACGCCTTGCAGACCAGACCGCTGTGGCCACCTACGACATCGAACAGATGGTCCGGGAGATCCAGTCGGCGGTGTCGGCGGGCGTGATGGGCATGGACAAGTTCTCGGAAGAAGTGCGTCGCGGCATGTTCGAAGTGACTCAGGTTGGCGAGCAGCTTTCGCAGATCATCCACCAGGTTCAGGCGCTGGCGCCGCGGGTGTTGATGGTCAACGAGGGCATGCAGGCCCAGGCCACCGGCGCCGAGCAGATCAATCAGGCGCTGGTGCAACTGGGCGATGCCAGCAGTCAGACCGTGGAATCCCTGCGCCAGGCCAGCTTTGCCATCGACGAGTTGAGCCAGGTGGCGGTAGGGCTGCGCAGCGGCGTTTCGCGTTTCAAGGTCTGA
- a CDS encoding tellurite resistance TerB family protein, whose product MNTRGLLDQLLKSGQDLLQNKAGSAANPGQGKGAQGGLNDLLGKVGGGNLSGFLSGAGGGALAAGAMGLLLGNKSARKMGGKALTYGGLAALGVLAYKAYGNWQANQPGAGPSQPQTVDRVPPAQVEQHSEAVLRALVAAAKADGHVDDNERQLIEGEFTRLTGDQELQHWLHAELNKPLDPADVARSAHTPEIAAEMYLASVMMVDEEHFMERAYLDELAKQLKLAPGLKAELESQVRQAQQ is encoded by the coding sequence ATGAACACCCGTGGCTTGCTCGATCAGCTGTTGAAATCCGGTCAGGACCTGTTGCAGAACAAGGCTGGTAGCGCGGCCAACCCCGGTCAGGGCAAAGGCGCTCAAGGCGGGCTTAACGATTTACTGGGCAAAGTCGGCGGCGGCAACCTGAGCGGGTTCCTGTCAGGGGCCGGAGGCGGGGCGTTGGCAGCCGGGGCAATGGGCCTGCTGCTGGGCAATAAAAGCGCCCGCAAGATGGGCGGCAAGGCGCTGACCTACGGCGGCCTGGCCGCATTGGGTGTGCTGGCCTACAAGGCGTATGGCAACTGGCAGGCGAACCAGCCGGGCGCGGGACCGAGTCAGCCGCAGACGGTGGACCGTGTGCCCCCCGCCCAGGTCGAGCAGCACAGCGAAGCTGTCTTGCGCGCGCTGGTCGCTGCGGCCAAGGCTGATGGGCACGTCGATGACAACGAGCGGCAATTGATCGAAGGCGAATTCACCCGTCTGACCGGCGACCAGGAATTGCAGCATTGGCTGCATGCCGAACTGAACAAACCCCTCGACCCCGCCGACGTCGCCCGCTCCGCCCACACGCCTGAAATCGCCGCCGAGATGTACCTCGCAAGCGTGATGATGGTTGACGAAGAGCACTTCATGGAACGCGCGTATCTCGATGAGCTGGCGAAACAACTGAAACTGGCGCCGGGGCTCAAGGCCGAGCTGGAGAGCCAAGTGCGCCAAGCGCAGCAATAA